The Bremerella cremea genomic sequence CAGTTGCAAGCCGAGTTCCCCAGTTGGGACATGGACTTGATCTATCCGAAGACGGGGATCGCAGCCCGGCACATCGCGGCGGAAGATGAATGCGCCTCGGATTTGGGAGTCGCTGCGGCCGAGCGTCTATTTGCCGAACACAATATCGATCCACAATCGATCGACTTTCTCCTGTTTTGCACCCAGACGCCAGACTACCCCTTACCGACCTCGGCCTGCCTAATGCAACAGCGGCTTGGTTTGCGCCTTTCGTGTGGTGCATTGGATTTCAACCTTGGCTGCTCTGGGTTTATTTATGGTCTGTCGCTGGCCGAAGGGCTGATCAGGGCAGGGGTGGCCAAGCGAGTGCTGTTCATCACAGCCGAAACCTATTCAAAATACATCGACCACGACGACCGCAGCTTGCGGACGATCTTTGGCGACGGGGCTGCTGCCACGCTGATTGAAGCCGTTGACGAACCAACCCTGGATGGATTCCAGTTCGGAACCGATGGAAGTGGGGCTGATACGCTGATGGTTACCGACGGCGGCGCTCGTCCAGCGAAAGACGCCCATACACCACGGCATCGCAAACGTTGGAATAGTCGTTTGTACATGGACGGCCCAGCGCTGATTAACTTTACTGTCGGTGCGATACCCCAGTTGGTGAAGAACATTTTCTCAGCAGCCGGCATCCCAAATTCCGACGTCGAACTCTATCTATTCCACCAAGCCACCCGTAAAATGCTGGAGCAGTTGCAGGAAAGCCTGGGAGTCGATTCCAACCGCATGCCGATTGCCTTGGAAAACGTCGGCAATACGGTCTCAGCGACCATTCCGCTTCTCATTCATGATTTGCGAAAACAAGGTCGGCTGCAAAAGGGAGCCAAGCACCTGTTGGTTGGCTTTGGCGTGGGCTGGTCCTGGGGAGGCTGTATCTGGCACGACACGTACGGTAGCGGTGCCTAACGTATCGCGTAGCAACAGAGAGGAGTTCGCGGACGATGGAATCACTCGCTGGCAAATTCTTAATCGCGTCTCCCTATCTCCCTGACCCCAACTTCTTGCGGACTGTGGTGCTGATGGTTCAGCACGATCATGAAGGGGCGTTAGGCTTGGTCCTGACCCGCCCCATCAATCTGACCGTGCAAGAGCTGTGGAAAAACGTCAGCGGCGAGGAAATCTCTGCCGCAGAAGCAGTCTTACAAGGTGGCCCCGTCGAAGGCCCCTTGATGGCGATTCATCAGGAAGAAGCATTAGCCGAGATCGAGATTATCCCTGGCGTCTATTTCGCCAGCCAACGCGAGAACATCGAGCCACTCATTCGTGAAGGCAAACGCCCTTACCGGTTGTTTCTCGGCTATTCGGGCTGGGGCGCTCAGCAGTTAGAAGACGAAATGGAAGTCGGCGGCTGGCTCACGCTGCCGGCCCGCAAAGAGCCGATCTTCGAATCAAACACCGACCTGCTCTGGAAAAGCGTCTCTGGCGAAGTCGGCTCGAACATCATGCGAGAATCGCTCAACCTAAAGAGCATGCCGCAAGATCCGAATATGAACTAAAGAGCGGGTAGTCGATTTACAAAAGTTAAAACGACACCTCTCCCAAGCCCATGCTCATAGGAACACGGGCTTGCCGATCGCCAACGATTAGGCCAGTTCCATCTTGAAGGGTGAGAGGTTTTCGACCCCGGTCTCAGTAACAAGATAGTCGTTTTCTAGTCGCATACCGAAACGGAGGCGTTCGTCGTAGAGGCCTGGTTCACAGGTAAAGACATCGCCGACGGCGAATGTGTCGTCCCAGCACGAGTTCAAGTGCGGGGCTTCGTGCGGGTAGAGACCGATACCGTGCCCCAGGTGATGCGGGAACTCGCCGATCGGGGCTGCTTTGAGGATCTCTTGCACTTCGAGGAACAGTTCCTTGCAGCTCTTGCCCGGCTTCACGACTGCTTCAAGATGTGCGAAGACCTTCATGATGTAGGTCCATGCTTCTTGCTGTTCGTCGGTTGGCTTACCGTTCACGGCGATTGCGCGGCTGTTATCGGCAAAGTAGCCACGAAACGCAGGGCCAAGGTCCAAGATATACAACTCGCCATCTTGCGTCCTCCGATCACGAGCCGGGCCCCCCATTTCGCCACTGGCGTAATCGTTGCCAGTACCAGTTAGGGCTTCGCCGTATTGCATGACTGCGGCCGCTTGCAGTTGGTTAAAGACTTCCAGTTCGCTGATGCCAGGGCAGATGATCTCGCGGGCCTTTTCGTACATCTTTTCGGTACCGCTAATCGCCATACGAATCTTCGCGATTTCGTCGGCATCTTTCTTCCGACGCTGGCGGTAAAGCTCCGGTTCGATATCGACCAATTCCGCCGAGAATTGGCTCGAAACATGAACCGGATAGCTGGAGTACTCAACTCCTAAACGCTTCAGTTCGCCTGCTTCACGCAGAATGCCCAGCAAGGCCTGGCTGGATGCGGCGCGTTGATCGTTACGCAAAGTAGACAGCCACTGGGCTTCGTAGGTGCGAACGTCATCCGCTGCTGCCGCTTCTGGGGCTTCGTTCGGCGAGACCAACGCCAAGCGACCATCCGCGAAGAGAACTGCCGCTGGTGAGAATTTCCACTCGTAACGAGGACCGGCTAGCCATTGGACGTGTTCGTTTTGTGTGACCACGATCGCATCTAGCGATTGGTCTTCCAATGCTTTGAGCAGGCGTTGTTGACGGCTACGGCACGCTTCGACGTTGATTCCCAGCATGAGAGTTCTCCCTATACGATAGTCAGGTGGGGCGAGCATAGGTGCGCTCCCCCCAACCTAGCACTAGCTGCCCGCGCTGAGAAGCCCCGCTAGGCAGGCGATAGCAAGCGCGCATAAGAAGAGCCGCCCCCGGGAAGGCGCGGCTCTTCGTTTGATCTTGAGGTTTTCACGCTTCCGTCAAGCGTTTAACCTTCCAGATCGGACTCGACATCCCAGTCGGCGAACAAGTCGTCGACGTTGGTGGAATCGTCTTCAGTGCTAAACGATCGGACGTCTTCAACTGCATCGGCAACCAGCAGGGCACTATCTTCACCCATGAAGTCAGCAACCGCCGAATCGATGTCGTCCATCTGTTGCTGGACTTCCGTTGAGGAAGAAGTGGTGACGCGGATACCGTTGCGAACCAGTTCGTCGAAAACAGCCGGGACGATCATCGACTGGTAGCCAGTGCGGCCACTTACCGTTTCGACATCGACGACCTTGTCGTAGACAAAGCTGATCGGGGCTTCGGTTACGCTTGCTACCGGAGCGTTATCGACGATCATACTGCTTGCCATCTGAGCATGCAGGGCTTCCGTGTGCAGGGCAGCCGTTCCGCTGGCAACCGTGCTTTCGCTGCTCGCCGAAGCGTAAGCCGTTAGCAAAATTTGAACGTCTAGGTCCGAGATCGTCTTGCGAACGCCTGGATCCAAGGTGTCGTTCATCACGTCGCCAGGATTCTCGGTTTCGTCCAAGTGGAAACCATAGTCATCCAAGGTTGCAACGAAGTCTGCTCCCATGAAGACCTTGCCACCGTTGTAGTCGGTAACAATATTGTCGGCGAAACCACTGTAGTGGGCCATGAAGCCGTACAAGTGACCAAGTTCGTGCAAGATCACCGTGTACAGGTCGTACTGGCCTTCAGCCGGTCCGCCGGCCAGATCAGACGACCATCCTAAACCGGCACCATCGTCATCGAGGGTCAGAATACCGTAAGAAGGCAGGCCATTTTCGTCGACGGCTACCAGTTGAGCTTCACCCAACTGAGCATCGCCGTAGTCGGTAACAACCAGCTTCACATCGATTGGCTCTTCCAAGCCCAGCGAAGTTTGCCAGTCGGTCAGGGCTTGGTTGAAGACGTCTTCGACGGAATTTGGACCGTCGAGTTCAATCTTGCGACCAACCCACGACTGAGTGAAGGTTTCGGGATAGACGAGGCTGGCAGCTTGATCTTTCCCCTTACCAAAGTTTTGGGCAAAGTAGCTGAAGTCGGACAAGCCAACCGAGCCGTTGTTATCGAAGTCTAACGCGGCCACCAGGGCATCGTTGCTGTGAAGCGACGACTTACCGAAAGCTTGAACGAACTGAGAGAAGTCCGCCAAGCCGATTCGACCATCGTTGTTCACGTCGAAGGCAACACCCCAGACATCAACATCAGCCACATCGGTCGAGACTTCAGTCATCCCAACGCCGGTGAGCCCCAGCGAAACGTTCTCGGCAACCAAGCCAAGCGATTCACTGTGATAGTCGTCTAAGGTAACGTCGACCCCATTGGTCGGCAGCGACTCGAGCTTGACACGTCCGAGCAGAACGAAGGCTCCCTTGCCTAGGGTGCTCGATTCCGAGGCACTTCCCAGTCCCACGATCTTGCCGTTGGCCGTATCGATGGTCCCGGTTTGGTTGAGGCCCATCGAAGGAGCGTACTCGATAGCCGTGGCGGTGAACAAATCGGAGTTATACGCCAGGTCGAGCGATCCACCGTAAACGCCCAAAGCGTCTGCCGTGTTGCCCCAAACTTCTACCCACAGCGTGTCCCATTCGGAGGCCCACTGGGCGTCCTGAGGCAGTTCCGAGACTTGGCCATTGGTGTCTAGCTGAGTGCGGCTCTTGTTGACCGTGACAAACACGCCAGAACCATCTTCCAGAGGCTGATTGTCTTGTTTGAAGACCGAACCACTGAGGTTTGCCCCACCGTTGATCTCGGCCACAATCGTGGCGTTGAGCAGCAGGTTGAGGTCTCGGGTGATTTGCCCCTGAACCGGCAAGACTTCGTCCAGCAAGATACGCTTTAGGTCAAGCGTCAGGGTAAAGCCACCCACGCCATCGCCTACCAGCATCGAATTTTCAGCACCGCGGCTAACAACCGATTTGCTTGCCAACGAATGTCGTACCGACTGATTCACACCGAAGGAATCAATGAAGACATTGATGTCGGCGAAGCCTGAGCCATATTCTAGGTCAATCCCTTGCGAATTAAACGTCGCTCCACCGCTCGAAGCGTTGCCGGTCAAGTTGATGACCTGAGAACTGGAAGTTCGCAGGATGGTCTCACGAATAGCAACCTTGGTGGTGCTGGAACTATCGCTAGTAACCACGCCAAAGTTAGCCGGGTCTGGATTAGCCGAATCAGGATTGCCACCAGCCGTATTCGGCTCACCAGGGGAATAGGAACCAGAGTCAGCAAAGATCAGTTCGCTGCCAATGATCTCCATGGAGGTTGGATTAGCAGCGTCCCCAGTAAAGATGACAAACAACTTCCCGCTAACGCTAGTCGTTTCACCCCCTAGCGACTGGGCGGCGATCGAGTTGCCATCGATCGTGCTGCCGTTGGTTCCCACCAGCAACGAGGCCAAGCTGTCTCCGGAAGAAATCGTAAACGTCGTGGCATCGACAATCTCGACACCCGGCGATTCGATGTTCGCCTGAGCTGCGATGACATCTTGCTGAATATCGCTATGACGCGGTACAGGATCGCCCTGAGCTGGAGCCGGGCTCACTTCGTTGGCATCAGCCGCATTCGGCACGATCGAAGTGTTTGCGTCAGAGTAGTCGATCGACAACAGATCGTTGACCGTCATTCCTGAAGTGCTCACACCGTCCCGA encodes the following:
- a CDS encoding M24 family metallopeptidase; its protein translation is MLGINVEACRSRQQRLLKALEDQSLDAIVVTQNEHVQWLAGPRYEWKFSPAAVLFADGRLALVSPNEAPEAAAADDVRTYEAQWLSTLRNDQRAASSQALLGILREAGELKRLGVEYSSYPVHVSSQFSAELVDIEPELYRQRRKKDADEIAKIRMAISGTEKMYEKAREIICPGISELEVFNQLQAAAVMQYGEALTGTGNDYASGEMGGPARDRRTQDGELYILDLGPAFRGYFADNSRAIAVNGKPTDEQQEAWTYIMKVFAHLEAVVKPGKSCKELFLEVQEILKAAPIGEFPHHLGHGIGLYPHEAPHLNSCWDDTFAVGDVFTCEPGLYDERLRFGMRLENDYLVTETGVENLSPFKMELA
- a CDS encoding YqgE/AlgH family protein translates to MESLAGKFLIASPYLPDPNFLRTVVLMVQHDHEGALGLVLTRPINLTVQELWKNVSGEEISAAEAVLQGGPVEGPLMAIHQEEALAEIEIIPGVYFASQRENIEPLIREGKRPYRLFLGYSGWGAQQLEDEMEVGGWLTLPARKEPIFESNTDLLWKSVSGEVGSNIMRESLNLKSMPQDPNMN
- a CDS encoding ketoacyl-ACP synthase III encodes the protein MKYASIGPISTYLPERIETNQQLQAEFPSWDMDLIYPKTGIAARHIAAEDECASDLGVAAAERLFAEHNIDPQSIDFLLFCTQTPDYPLPTSACLMQQRLGLRLSCGALDFNLGCSGFIYGLSLAEGLIRAGVAKRVLFITAETYSKYIDHDDRSLRTIFGDGAAATLIEAVDEPTLDGFQFGTDGSGADTLMVTDGGARPAKDAHTPRHRKRWNSRLYMDGPALINFTVGAIPQLVKNIFSAAGIPNSDVELYLFHQATRKMLEQLQESLGVDSNRMPIALENVGNTVSATIPLLIHDLRKQGRLQKGAKHLLVGFGVGWSWGGCIWHDTYGSGA